In a genomic window of Brucella anthropi ATCC 49188:
- a CDS encoding alpha/beta fold hydrolase, whose translation MKQPVRRRAVFFIGGYDPKTPKAFFGRLNREIKRFETLWGVRSDVSDVSISPDCEIGSVLIKTVPADDDWDTETDFNFLVLDRIVLADFDRPLPVRLAKYLVAFGDFVVTGTAFRFFAKAWRFGLYFLYPFLVLALFAAAGYAVARWTVQWLGAVSWLLGLVVFSAALAVLGKRWSTNHLMDLWSFSLNFIRGRRQDAESLMQRFAAGIVERITAKHYDEVILIGHSTGGMLMLDVAARCLAIDPEFSSRAPKVTVLTLGSTALKAGYHPAGGHFREGVQRLVDDGKIDWVEIQCLTDAINFYKTDPVAEMGLKREPQRPFPVTKTVRMKEMLQPEIYKRVKRNLFRVHYQYVFGNTKPYWYDFFQICCGPISLRDRTDDRIIGALPKKETIAE comes from the coding sequence ATGAAGCAACCGGTTCGACGACGCGCTGTCTTCTTCATTGGCGGCTATGACCCTAAAACGCCCAAGGCGTTTTTTGGTCGATTGAATAGAGAAATCAAAAGGTTCGAGACACTCTGGGGCGTTCGTTCCGATGTTTCGGATGTCAGCATCTCGCCTGATTGCGAAATCGGCTCCGTGTTGATCAAAACGGTTCCTGCCGACGACGATTGGGATACCGAAACCGACTTTAATTTTCTCGTTCTGGACAGAATAGTGCTGGCGGATTTCGACCGCCCCCTGCCTGTCAGGCTGGCCAAATATCTTGTCGCTTTCGGCGATTTCGTCGTAACCGGCACAGCCTTTCGTTTCTTTGCGAAAGCCTGGCGCTTCGGGCTCTATTTCCTCTACCCGTTTCTTGTGCTCGCTTTGTTTGCAGCAGCAGGCTATGCCGTAGCGCGATGGACTGTGCAATGGCTGGGCGCCGTCAGCTGGCTCCTCGGTCTGGTGGTTTTTTCCGCAGCGCTCGCCGTTCTCGGCAAGCGGTGGTCAACCAACCATCTGATGGACCTATGGTCGTTTTCGCTCAATTTCATTCGGGGGCGGCGGCAGGACGCTGAATCTCTGATGCAGCGCTTTGCAGCCGGTATCGTCGAGCGCATCACCGCAAAACATTACGACGAAGTCATTCTGATCGGCCACAGCACCGGCGGCATGCTGATGCTGGACGTTGCCGCGCGCTGCCTTGCCATCGATCCGGAGTTCAGCAGCCGCGCGCCCAAAGTGACGGTCCTCACGCTTGGTTCAACCGCGCTCAAGGCAGGCTATCACCCTGCAGGCGGACATTTTCGCGAAGGCGTGCAACGGCTCGTGGACGACGGCAAGATCGACTGGGTGGAAATCCAGTGCCTGACCGACGCGATCAACTTCTACAAGACCGATCCTGTGGCCGAGATGGGCCTGAAGCGCGAGCCGCAACGGCCCTTCCCTGTCACAAAGACCGTGCGGATGAAGGAAATGCTGCAGCCGGAAATCTACAAGCGTGTGAAGCGAAACCTTTTTCGCGTGCACTATCAATATGTATTCGGAAATACAAAACCCTATTGGTATGATTTCTTTCAGATTTGCTGTGGTCCGATCTCGCTTAGAGACCGGACGGATGACCGAATAATCGGTGCCCTGCCAAAGAAGGAAACTATTGCCGAATGA
- a CDS encoding response regulator transcription factor, whose protein sequence is MRLPETLSMPTVLCIEDETHILEELIDELSTSGFNAIGAANAGEALRMLDTTTPDIIICDILMPGTNGLQFLEQIRGARSDLAGTPFLFLTALADRSHELTGREAGADDYLTKPIDFDVLILTIRARLNLVARVKAISAHPAAMELEGEFIHLSRRETEVLKEIGDGHKNGEIARKLGLSEHTVSDYVKAIYQKLSVSSRAEATREAIRRGLVDMR, encoded by the coding sequence ATGCGACTACCTGAAACCCTCTCCATGCCGACCGTCCTCTGCATCGAGGACGAAACCCATATTCTGGAAGAACTGATCGATGAACTGAGCACTTCGGGTTTCAACGCTATCGGCGCGGCCAATGCAGGCGAAGCGTTGCGCATGCTGGACACGACGACGCCCGACATCATCATCTGCGATATATTGATGCCCGGCACCAATGGCCTGCAGTTTCTGGAACAGATTCGCGGCGCCCGTTCTGACCTTGCGGGAACGCCATTCCTGTTTCTGACTGCGCTCGCTGACCGCAGCCACGAGCTGACCGGCAGGGAGGCCGGCGCTGACGATTATCTGACCAAGCCAATCGATTTCGACGTTCTCATCCTCACAATCCGCGCGAGGCTCAATCTGGTCGCTCGGGTGAAGGCCATATCCGCCCATCCGGCGGCAATGGAACTGGAAGGCGAGTTCATCCATCTTTCGCGCCGGGAAACCGAAGTGCTGAAGGAGATCGGGGACGGGCACAAAAATGGTGAAATCGCCCGCAAACTTGGACTATCGGAACATACAGTCAGCGACTATGTGAAGGCCATCTATCAAAAGCTGAGCGTCTCTTCTCGCGCCGAGGCAACCCGTGAAGCAATAAGGCGCGGTCTCGTCGACATGAGATAA
- a CDS encoding protein-S-isoprenylcysteine O-methyltransferase, which yields MTPTLAAIVWAIGLVAWVVIRIPHQRRARKIKVANNAKTLADRLALGAASVGLSLIPIVYVATGFPAFADYGFQPWLAWIGLIVEIAFLWLFYASHRQLGKNWSVSLEIRREHKLVTDGLYKYVRHPMYLSFWLWAIAQFCLLPNWFAGLAGLVGVAILYFYRIDHEEAMMRAAFGNSYDEYASRTGRVIPKIKF from the coding sequence ATGACACCGACACTGGCCGCAATCGTCTGGGCTATTGGGCTTGTTGCCTGGGTCGTTATCCGCATTCCGCATCAGCGGCGCGCGCGCAAGATCAAGGTTGCGAACAATGCAAAAACGCTGGCCGATCGGCTGGCGCTGGGTGCGGCGAGCGTCGGCCTGTCGCTGATCCCGATTGTCTATGTCGCAACCGGCTTTCCCGCCTTTGCTGACTATGGTTTCCAGCCATGGCTGGCCTGGATCGGTCTGATTGTCGAGATCGCATTCCTCTGGCTTTTCTATGCAAGCCATCGCCAGTTGGGCAAAAACTGGTCTGTTTCGCTTGAAATCCGCCGCGAGCACAAGCTGGTGACGGACGGGCTTTACAAATATGTCCGTCATCCGATGTATCTGTCATTCTGGCTGTGGGCGATTGCCCAATTCTGCCTGCTGCCGAACTGGTTTGCCGGACTGGCTGGCCTTGTCGGCGTCGCTATCCTCTATTTCTATCGGATCGATCACGAGGAGGCCATGATGCGCGCGGCATTCGGCAATTCCTATGACGAATATGCAAGCCGGACAGGCCGTGTCATTCCAAAAATCAAGTTCTAG
- a CDS encoding sensor histidine kinase yields MRLKRGYILSGLVMVGFAALLAYAFIQLLVIQKSLATYVGENMVWAITQTERDAGRLGETALTLPSGNTNTADLSLRLDVLYSRFALLADAPQKKYFARIPGGAQTIQRNADRLPEIEAMIDAEPDKFDPIAIYEALVPMREELTKVANDAMILERDRGGAQRDQQLQSIYLIMFAVLGIMATGAILSWQVFSNMRKAERAHKALQEYKQQLEHTVADRTAALREALESERKAKELYKSFITTVSHQFRTPVSIIDIIAQRFIRRADEFTPEIIVDKAKRMRNASRRLILLLESTANAERLDENGFQINRQPVDFSELVRNTCAYHQELHPELELVTNIQDSETFCYCDGILVEQILVNLLGNATKYSPADKPIEVTTEEDENGFRCIVRDYGIGIPAEDTDRIFTRFFRASNASHMAGTGLGLSLSRALAELHGGTLVFTSVEGQGTVFILTLPKVAPHATT; encoded by the coding sequence ATGAGATTAAAGCGGGGCTACATTCTTTCCGGCCTTGTCATGGTGGGGTTTGCGGCCCTGCTCGCTTATGCTTTCATTCAGCTTCTCGTCATCCAGAAATCGCTCGCTACCTATGTCGGCGAAAACATGGTCTGGGCCATCACTCAGACCGAGCGTGACGCCGGGCGTCTCGGCGAAACCGCACTGACCCTGCCAAGCGGCAACACCAACACCGCCGATCTCTCACTCCGTCTCGACGTTCTCTACAGCCGTTTTGCGCTGCTGGCCGATGCCCCGCAGAAGAAATATTTCGCCCGCATTCCTGGCGGCGCCCAAACCATCCAGCGCAATGCCGACCGGCTTCCCGAGATAGAGGCGATGATCGATGCGGAGCCTGACAAATTCGATCCGATTGCCATCTATGAAGCGCTGGTTCCCATGCGCGAGGAACTGACCAAAGTTGCCAATGATGCGATGATACTGGAGCGTGACCGCGGCGGCGCACAGCGCGACCAGCAATTGCAGTCGATCTATCTGATCATGTTCGCGGTATTGGGCATCATGGCCACCGGCGCCATTCTGTCATGGCAGGTATTTTCCAACATGCGCAAGGCCGAGCGCGCCCACAAGGCGTTGCAGGAATACAAGCAGCAACTGGAACACACCGTCGCTGATCGCACAGCCGCCCTGCGCGAGGCACTGGAGAGTGAGCGCAAGGCCAAAGAACTCTACAAGAGTTTCATCACCACGGTGTCTCACCAGTTCCGCACACCCGTATCGATCATCGACATCATCGCCCAGCGTTTCATCCGTCGCGCCGACGAATTCACGCCCGAAATCATCGTCGACAAGGCAAAGCGGATGCGGAACGCCAGCCGCCGCCTGATCCTGCTTCTGGAGAGTACTGCCAATGCGGAACGTCTTGATGAGAACGGATTTCAGATCAACCGGCAACCAGTTGATTTCTCGGAACTGGTCCGCAATACCTGCGCCTATCATCAGGAATTGCATCCGGAGCTGGAGCTGGTCACAAACATTCAGGACAGCGAGACCTTCTGTTATTGCGACGGCATTCTGGTCGAGCAGATTCTGGTCAACCTGCTTGGCAATGCCACCAAATATTCCCCTGCCGACAAGCCCATCGAGGTGACCACCGAAGAAGACGAAAACGGGTTCAGATGCATCGTTCGCGATTACGGTATCGGCATACCGGCAGAGGATACCGACCGCATATTCACGCGCTTTTTCCGCGCCAGCAATGCATCGCACATGGCAGGCACCGGCCTTGGTCTCAGCCTGTCGCGCGCTTTGGCCGAATTACACGGCGGAACGCTTGTCTTCACTTCGGTTGAAGGGCAAGGTACGGTGTTCATTCTGACCCTACCAAAGGTGGCCCCGCATGCGACTACCTGA
- a CDS encoding molybdopterin-dependent oxidoreductase, translating into MPHVSCANWMFAFQRLLAFRALIALFAICQVIHFTGPADAAPPAAATITLTIVAPNGTTRVLSSDDFTKLPQNSLQTNTAWTEGPQNFDGVLLRDVLATVGVDGTEAGSHSITVLALNDYSISIPLEDAYKYDVLVAHKMNGRELNRRDKGPYWIVYPRDQHEELNDSRYDHRWAWQLKQIEVK; encoded by the coding sequence ATGCCTCACGTGTCATGTGCAAACTGGATGTTCGCTTTCCAGCGTCTTCTGGCGTTCAGGGCACTGATCGCGCTTTTCGCCATCTGCCAAGTCATCCATTTCACTGGCCCGGCTGATGCCGCACCACCCGCTGCGGCAACCATCACGCTGACTATTGTCGCCCCGAATGGAACGACGCGCGTGCTGAGCAGCGATGACTTCACGAAACTGCCGCAGAACAGCTTGCAAACCAACACCGCATGGACCGAAGGGCCGCAGAATTTCGACGGCGTATTGCTGCGCGATGTGCTGGCGACGGTGGGTGTCGACGGAACAGAAGCAGGCAGCCACTCGATTACGGTGCTTGCGCTCAACGATTACAGCATCAGCATTCCGCTGGAAGACGCCTATAAATACGACGTCCTTGTCGCGCACAAGATGAACGGCAGGGAGTTGAACCGGCGAGACAAGGGGCCATACTGGATCGTCTACCCGCGCGACCAGCATGAGGAACTGAACGATTCGCGCTATGATCACCGCTGGGCATGGCAGCTGAAGCAGATCGAGGTGAAATGA